The Nostoc cf. commune SO-36 genomic sequence ATGGAAATTGCCATAGAAAGTCTGTGGAGTCAGGTACTAGAGCGTCTACAGCTTGAACTATCCCGACCTACCTTTGAAACTTGGATCAAAACTGCTAGTGCGGAGCGATTAGAAAATAATTGCTTGGTTATTCGCGCTCCTAACCCATTTGCTCGTAATTGGCTACAAAAGTATTACATCAATACTATTGCTCATGTAGTACAAGATATTCTTGGTCATCCTGTAGGAATTTATATTACTGTTGCTCAAGGTGATGAAGTTTCTCATTTTAGTGAACGAGAGGTTTCTTGGGAATCACCAAATCCCAGCAGTATTTCTGAGCCTATTCCTAATCGCAATCATAAAACTACTGAATTAAATTCTAAGTATGTATTTTCACGATTTGTAGTTGGTGCTAATAATCGTATGGCTCATGCTGCTTCTTTAGCAGTTGCAGAATCTCCAGGTAAAGAGTTTAATCCTTTGTTTTTGTGCGGTGGTGTAGGCTTGGGTAAAACTCATTTGATGCAAGCTATTGGTCATTATCGCTGGAAAATTTGTCCTGATTGTAAAATATTTTATGTTTCTACTGAGCAGTTTACTAATGATTTAATTACAGCGATTCGTAAGGATAGTATGCAGAGTTTCCGAGAGCATTACCGAGCGGCTGATGTTTTATTAGTTGATGATATTCAGTTTCTTGAGGGGAAAGAATATACTCAAGAAGAATTCTTTTATACTTTTAATACTTTACATGAAGGCGGCAAACAAGTTGTCATTGCTTCCGACCGTCCTCCTAACCAGATTCCTAGCTTGCAAGAACGTCTTTGTTCTCGATTTTCTATGGGGTTAATCGCAGATATCCAAAAGCCGGATTTAGAAACGAGAATGGCAATTTTGCAAAAAAAAGCCGAGGATGAAAATATTAGTCTTCCCCGCGATGTGATTGAGTATATCGCTTCTAACTATACTTCTAATATTCGAGAATTAGAAGGAGCTTTAATTCGGGCGGTGGCTTATATTTCCATTTGGGGCTTGCCGATGACGGTGGAAAATATCACACCAGTTTTAGAACCGCCTAACGAAAAAATGGCAGCTACCCCAGAAGCAATTTTAAAGGTGGTGGCGGATAATTTTGATGTTTCAATAGACGACCTTAAAAGTAACTCACGACGAAGAGAGATTAGCTGGGCGCGTCAATTAGGAATGTATCTCATGCGCCAACATACATCCCTGAGTTTGCCGAGAATTGGGGAGGAGTTTGGTGGTAAAGACCATACAACGGTAATCTACAGTTGCGATAAAATTACTCAACTTCACCAGAGCGATCGCACTTTAGCACAAACAATCCGCCAACTGAGCGATCGCATAAATATGACTAGCCGTTCCCAAAAACCATCCTGAAGGCTGATTTTAAGTTTTCCACAACCAGTACTCTGATAATCAGCCTTGACGGTTGAATAATTAGTCAAAAATATTAAGTAAGGTATAAAAATTGATTAAATTTAACTTAAATTCTGGAAATAATCTTACTTTTTAGCGATAAATCTCTGAAAAACTTAAGATTTCACTGATAAAACTTTATTAAGTATAATTACCTTGTGGAAAAGTAAATGAGTTTTTCCACAAGTTTTCCACAGATTTAATTAGTTTAAATACCAATCTCTTTCTAAAAGTTTTTGCAACAGCACCAATTTTACTGTTGTTGATGCAAGCGACGATATAGCATTTTAAATGGATAAATAGAGCGTACACTATCGAGTGGGCGGACATCGAAAGGTAAATTAATAGTAAAAGTGCTACCTTTACCGAATTGACTTTGTACATCTATACTGCCGTGGTGTGCCAAAACAATTGCTTGCGCGATCGCTAATCCTAATCCAGAACCGCCAGTGCTACGGGAGCGATCGCTATTCACTCGATAGAAGCGGTCAAAAATTCGTGTTAACTCTGGCTGGGGAATACCAATGCCTGTATCTTGCACCTGAATCACGGCATAATGATCACTGCGGTCTACGGAAACCGTTACCTTTCCTCCTGATGGGGTGTATTGAATTGCATTGACAATTAAATTAGAAAACAAGCGATAAAGCTGATCTTCATTGCCGACAATATTTAGAGGATTTGAAACCCAGGTTGAAGATGTTAGTGTAATATCGGCTGCGATCGCTAAGGCTGCAAATTCCTCTATTAAGTCATTAACAATATCATCCAAGCAACAAATTTCCCGTTGCATTGGCACAGATTGACGATCCAAGCGAGTCAGCAACAGTAAATCTGTAACTAGAGTTGTGAGTCGCTGATTTTGACGGTGTAGGGTTTGTAGAATATCCCGCGCTTCTGTTTCATCTAATTGAGACATCATCAGCGCGGATTCTACTGTCGCTTGGGTTGCTGCTAGAGGTGTTCGCAATTCGTGTGCGGCATCTGCTGTAAATTGTTGGACTTGTTTATATGAGCGATAAATTGGCTGCATTGCTAATCCTGCTAACCACCAACTAGCAAAACCAACCAAACCCATTACAATTGGTAATCCCACTGCTAAAGTGAGTTTTACTGCAACCAAATAACTTTTAAAATCCGCAAGACTTCGCCCTACTTGGATGTAACCCCAATCGAGATTTTCTTGGGTGTGCAGCACAAAAGAAATTTGATGATAAAAGTTGCCTTTGCTATCTTTAAGGGTTTGCCAAAGTTCCTTGTTAAATATTATAGGTAATTCGTCTGGATAAGTTCCTGCGATCGCAATTAAGCTTCCTGAATTATCGAAAAAACGAACATAATAATTGCTTTGATTGATAGCGCTTAAAATATGGCGTTTGGAAATTGATTGTTCTTGAATACAACTTTTACCAACTACACAAATATTAGGTAAAAGTTGCTGTATTACTGGTTCCAATTGACCAGGTTTTTGTAATTTTAACTCAATAGTATCATGCAATGTTCCCGCGAC encodes the following:
- the rppB gene encoding two-component system sensor histidine kinase RppB, which gives rise to MNQNKLFQQTRLRLALWYALVMALILSLCGFGIYRAISHAHWMTLDRELESVAGTLHDTIELKLQKPGQLEPVIQQLLPNICVVGKSCIQEQSISKRHILSAINQSNYYVRFFDNSGSLIAIAGTYPDELPIIFNKELWQTLKDSKGNFYHQISFVLHTQENLDWGYIQVGRSLADFKSYLVAVKLTLAVGLPIVMGLVGFASWWLAGLAMQPIYRSYKQVQQFTADAAHELRTPLAATQATVESALMMSQLDETEARDILQTLHRQNQRLTTLVTDLLLLTRLDRQSVPMQREICCLDDIVNDLIEEFAALAIAADITLTSSTWVSNPLNIVGNEDQLYRLFSNLIVNAIQYTPSGGKVTVSVDRSDHYAVIQVQDTGIGIPQPELTRIFDRFYRVNSDRSRSTGGSGLGLAIAQAIVLAHHGSIDVQSQFGKGSTFTINLPFDVRPLDSVRSIYPFKMLYRRLHQQQ
- the dnaA gene encoding chromosomal replication initiator protein DnaA, producing the protein MEIAIESLWSQVLERLQLELSRPTFETWIKTASAERLENNCLVIRAPNPFARNWLQKYYINTIAHVVQDILGHPVGIYITVAQGDEVSHFSEREVSWESPNPSSISEPIPNRNHKTTELNSKYVFSRFVVGANNRMAHAASLAVAESPGKEFNPLFLCGGVGLGKTHLMQAIGHYRWKICPDCKIFYVSTEQFTNDLITAIRKDSMQSFREHYRAADVLLVDDIQFLEGKEYTQEEFFYTFNTLHEGGKQVVIASDRPPNQIPSLQERLCSRFSMGLIADIQKPDLETRMAILQKKAEDENISLPRDVIEYIASNYTSNIRELEGALIRAVAYISIWGLPMTVENITPVLEPPNEKMAATPEAILKVVADNFDVSIDDLKSNSRRREISWARQLGMYLMRQHTSLSLPRIGEEFGGKDHTTVIYSCDKITQLHQSDRTLAQTIRQLSDRINMTSRSQKPS